A DNA window from Primulina eburnea isolate SZY01 unplaced genomic scaffold, ASM2296580v1 ctg811_ERROPOS673944, whole genome shotgun sequence contains the following coding sequences:
- the LOC140822405 gene encoding 3-ketoacyl-CoA synthase 2-like, producing MAAYNKLKLSVKYISSYLMSRAYLFIIPILFSAATQYPNIQKTAADCHGHLHDLNLPTIFCMFLTLTTAIYLMFINLINHRTKIFLVDYACYNPEKSFLYSRETLYRTVESVLSPENTSFFKKVVERSGMGENTFAYGFDNFPPKSTFECGRGEAETVIFGAVDALLAKTAVEPAEIGVVIVNISAFNPVPSLSAMIVNRYKLREDVLSYNLGGMGCSAGVIAVDLAKRLLLQAQRRSYALIMSLESVTGNYYIGEDRSKLLANCLFRMGGAAILLSNKSSDRWRSKYELLHTLRTHHGADDRAYRCVYQEEDSDGKLGITISKDLMSIAGEALKSNITSLGPLVLPFSEQFLFITTLVARKVLKMKGVSPYVPNFKLAFEHFCIHAGGKAVLDAMEENLKLTKRDMEPSRMTLYRFGNTSSSSVWYQLAYLEAKGRIKRGDRVWMIGFGSGFKCNSGVWRALSIVDPAEERTAWTDVIQQFPVEICA from the exons ATGGCAGCATACAATAAACTCAAATTATCTGTGAAGTatatttccagctatctgatgTCTCGTGCGTACCTCTTCATCATCCCCATCCTTTTCTCAGCTGCAACCCAATATCCCAATATCCAGAAAACCGCAGCAGATTGTCATGGTCATCTTCATGATCTGAACTTGCCCACCATTTTCTGCATGTTTCTAACCCTAACAACAGCCATTTATCTCATGTTCATCAATCTCATTAATCATCGGACAAAGATTTTCTTGGTTGATTACGCGTGTTACAACCCCGAAAAATCGTTTCTCTACTCCAGAGAAACTCTCTACCGCACGGTGGAGTCTGTGCTATCCCCGGAGAACACCTCTTTTTTCAAGAAAGTGGTGGAAAGGTCGGGAATGGGAGAGAACACATTCGCGTATGGTTTCGACAATTTCCCTCCCAAATCCACCTTCGAATGTGGTCGAGGCGAAGCGGAGACGGTGATATTCGGAGCTGTTGATGCGCTGTTGGCAAAGACTGCGGTGGAACCGGCGGAGATTGGCGTAGTTATAGTGAATATATCTGCATTCAATCCGGTGCCATCTCTTTCCGCCATGATTGTGAACAGGTATAAGCTTAGGGAAGATGTATTGAGTTATAATTTGGGAGGGATGGGTTGCAGCGCCGGAGTCATCGCCGTCGACCTTGCCAAAAGACTTCTGCTGCAG GCCCAACGTAGAAGTTATGCCTTGATCATGAGCTTGGAGAGCGTTACGGGTAACTACTACATCGGCGAGGATCGATCAAAGCTCCTCGCGAATTGTCTCTTTCGAATGGGCGGTGCCGCAATCCTGTTATCCAACAAATCCTCCGACCGTTGGCGTTCCAAATACGAGCTGCTACACACGCTTCGCACCCACCACGGAGCCGACGATAGGGCATACAGATGCGTGTACCAGGAAGAAGATAGCGACGGGAAACTCGGCATCACAATATCCAAGGACTTGATGTCCATCGCCGGAGAAGCACTAAAATCCAATATCACATCCCTCGGGCCGTTGGTACTCCCGTTTTCCGAGCAATTCTTGTTCATAACAACGTTGGTGGCGAGAAAAGTGCTCAAGATGAAGGGTGTTAGCCCGTATGTTCCGAATTTCAAGCTCGCGTTCGAGCATTTCTGCATCCATGCGGGCGGAAAAGCGGTGTTGGATGCGATGGAGGAGAACTTGAAGCTGACGAAACGGGACATGGAACCGTCCCGGATGACTCTTTACAGATTCGGAAACACATCGAGCAGTTCGGTGTGGTATCAACTGGCTTATTTGGAGGCGAAAGGGCGGATCAAGCGAGGGGACCGTGTATGGATGATCGGGTTCGGTTCGGGATTCAAGTGTAACAGTGGAGTGTGGCGTGCTTTGAGTATTGTTGATCCTGCTGAAGAGAGAACTGCATGGACTGATGTCATTCAACAGTTTCCAGTTGAAATCTGCGCGTAA
- the LOC140822402 gene encoding uncharacterized protein, with amino-acid sequence MDISFASAALRPPVLDGTNYSLWKVKIRYYIKSLDERAWQRVINGRTPPVVMDQEGDKRPKPETDWTADEVQNSNHNSKTLNAIFTSVDKIMFSLITNCTSAKSAWDILQCHCEGSESVRRTRLRLLTSKFEMMRMEESESILEYDRRLREIANEAFSAGEAISSERLVSKILRSLPERFNIKICAKDEAKDTSKMSVEDLISSLRTFEMNLDMQKKDKGKTIALQTSNDSYNELLQISQEVNDSDLCEDSISFIIKKFGDYLKRIRDKKDAQSSKSPSLPVPEKPQRFPAKLQIQTRNEGRGQFKPRKYDSVQCRECQGFGHYANECANRLRKNKGYNASLSDEESDLEEKTTDEDNQTSLTALLTETRLLQVNPLGVATPGRNIYLEVDGEELTFESVQELYEELFEDWTKRNKLNANLMKENAELKSVAKENADLKAVVAKLEVVLSKKDLELGHIKEELQKATETLSKFNSSTSKLETILSVGRDDKKGLGFKVSVFEIGESSKSTVFVKEKTDTSPSPQPQINSPSKRSSPKRQPAAPIAKKRKRRNDCMNQRSSRMLPRMLHNISRNTSYHRPTVRQIWVPKVKTHCKVVYTSLKTNTTGHWYFDSGSSRHMTGSKERLIDYVEQKCGRVTYGGGEKGRIVGKGTLNVEGLPRLHNVQGPQTIATK; translated from the exons ATGGACATCTCGTTTGCAAGCGCTGCACTTCGACCACCAGTACTCGATGGTACTAATTACAGCCTATGGAAGGTTAAGATAAGATACTACATAAAATCTCTGGATGAACGGGCATGGCAGCGTGTCATCAATGGACGGACCCCACCAGTCGTGATGGATCAAGAAGGTGACAAACGGCCAAAGCCTGAAACTGACTGGACTGCTGACGAAGTTCAAAATTCAAACCATAACTCAAAGACTTTGAATGCTATATTCACATCGGTTGATAAGATCATGTTCAGTTTAATCACAAACTGTACTTCGGCTAAAAGTGCATGGGATATCCTTCAATGTCATTGTGAAGGGTCTGAGAGTGTGAGACGAACCAGACTAAGGCTGCTTACCTCCAAATTCGAGATGATGAGGATGGAAGAATCTGAAAGCATACTCGAGTACGATCGTCGCCTACGGGAGATTGCTAATGAGGCATTCAGTGCTGGAGAAGCTATCTCAAGTGAGCGTCTAGTAAGCAAAATCCTCCGTTCTCTGCCTGAAAGGTTCAACATAAAAATCTGCGCAAAAGATGAAGCTAAGGACACGTCTAAGATGTCAGTGGAAGATCTTATCAGCTCACTACGCACGTTTGAGATGAACCTGGACATGCAAaagaaggataaagggaagACAATTGCACTTCAAACTTCAAATGACTCCTACAATGAACTCCTTCAAATATCCCAAGAAGTCAATGATTCTGATCTCTGCGAGGACTCTATCTCCTTCATCATAAAGAAATTTGGTGATTACTTGAAGAGAATCCGAGATAAGAAGGATGCACAGTCATCCAAGTCTCCGAGCCTCCCTGTACCTGAAAAGCCACAAAGATTTCCTGCGAAGCTACAAATCCAAACAAGGAACGAAGGCAGGGGACAATTTAAACCAAGGAAGTATGATTCGGTGCAGTGTAGAGAATGCCAAGGTTTCGGTCACTACGCAAATGAGTGTGCAAACAGATTACGCAAGAACAAAGGCTACAATGCATCTCTAAGCGATGAAGAATCAGATCTTGAGGAGAAGACCACTGATGAAGACAATCAAACCTCCCTGACTGCACTACTGACAGAAACCCGCTTGCTACAAGTGAATCCTTTAGGTGTTGCTACACCTGGCCGCAACATTT ATTTGGAGGTTGATGGTGAAGAACTTACTTTTGAAAGTGTCCAGGAGCTTTATGAAGAATTGTTTGAAGATTGGACCAAAAGAAACAAGCTTAATGCAAATCTCATGAAAGAAAATGCCGAACTGAAATCGGTGGCGAAAGAAAATGCTGATCTAAAAGCAGTGGTTGCTAAACTCGAGGTAGTTTTGAGCAAAAAGGATTTAGAACTTGGTCATATCAAAGAAGAACTTCAGAAGGCAACTGAAACCCTGTCCAAGTTTAATTCGAGCACATCAAAGCTTGAAACCATTCTTTCAGTGGGAAGAGATGACAAGAAAGGTCTGGGATTCAAAGTCAGTGTGTTTGAAATAGGTGAATCTTCTAAGTCTACTGTTTTTGTGAAAGAAAAAACTGATACATCTCCATCTCCACAACCGCAAATCAACTCTCCAAGCAAAAGATCTTCACCAAAAAGACAACCTGCTGCTCCAATTGCTAAGAAACGAAAACGCAG GAATGACTGCATGAACCAAAGGTCGAGTCGGATGTTGCCCCGAATGTTGCACAACATTTCCCGCAACACCTCCTATCATCGACCTACAGTAAGACAAATTTGGGTTCCAAAGGTAAAAACTCACTGTAAAGTTGTCTACACTTCATTGAAAACTAATACTACAGGTCattggtactttgatagtggaagctcacgccacatgaccgGTTCTAAAGAACGTCTAATCGATTATGTTGAACAAAAGTGTGGTAGAGTGACCTATGGAGGGGGAGAAAAAGGAAGAATTGTAGGAAAAGGTACACTGAATGTTGAAGGACTGCCAAGGCTTCACAAT GTACAAGGTCCTCAGACAATTGCTACCAAATAG